A segment of the Coffea arabica cultivar ET-39 chromosome 8c, Coffea Arabica ET-39 HiFi, whole genome shotgun sequence genome:
AACTCTCATAACATTTTATCATAAAATTTACCAACATTTAGCGAATAAACGTCCTAAACTGATGAGCACGTCCTTATCCTTCTGAAGTATGCAAAATAGTGCATAACTGAGAAGATTTCTATCaggaacaaaaaagaaaaagcaaaggcTGGCAATTTTTTGGTGCATCTAGGAAGTTTGACCATATTCCTCCATGTAATAAACAGGCATTATTGTTCTTAACTATTTTAGAAACTTGATTTtaacttttgatttttgaaaggcttttgggcCCATAAAAGCGGAAAATCAAAAGCACGTCTTGATGTCAATTTTGATTCTAGCCTACTTTTTCATGTAAACAAAATTATTCTTCTAATTTTAATATAGTTATTAAACTACCTTCAGATGACCATTTATGTGTCCTTTGTTTTTCTCATTTGCCATTtaatcttcataagaaaagttattaattacatcaaaaattatttaattagcGCAAATATTCATTGATATAGCATATAAGTGTAACATAGTTATCTTTTTGTCAAAATcaactttttaactttttttgaGAACATCTATGCATTTATTCAAATGACTTTTGTGAACAAGAGTTATTTTGAAAAGATCTGATTTTCAAGAAGCAATTCTACAAAATCAACTTTTACAAAATTAGAATCAGTTGAGAACACGCTCATAATAGGGTACGATTTAgcgataaaaataaactaaaaaatgCTCCATCTCCTTGAAACAAGGGATTTTATGTTTGTGTGTACCGTTTAGGAACGTTGGAATTTTCAAATGTGTTTTGTAGGTGGActctaaataataataatatggtTCTTTATCCTTTCCTTAGTGTGGTAGGAATAAACTCCATCCTTAAACAATTGTCCCTCTTTTTTGTCTTCATTATTTATGAAagggttaaaaataaaaagtccCCTGTGGTatatctaatacacagaaaagtccTTCATGGTTTCAAAACATATAAAACGACACTTcatttttgaattaaattgttAACTAACAGAATTCGTTAAATTTAATGGAATCCGGTAAATTTAATGGTAAATTTAACGGAATCCGGTAAGTTTAACAGCCGAAACCGTTATTTTCATTAAGTTTAACAAATTCTGTTACTTATAATTTAGTTCGAAATATGAGGtgtcgttttgtatgttttgaaactacAGGGGACTTTTCTGTGCATTAGGTATACTATAggggttttttttgtttttaaccctttatgaaatttcttttcctttgctatTCTTGTTCTGGTTCACATAGAACGTCAAACAAGTAAAAAACGTTAAACCATTATTATACAAGAGGTGTACATTAAAATTACAGATCTTATTGCCACCAGATAAGGGTGGTGtaagcatttaaaaaaaaaaaaaaaaaaggacacaaAGATCTTAGGCAAAGCTTGGAAAGCTTTCCTGGATTCATACATTGAGACCTCAATTATGGGTTACCATGAAagcaaattgcagaagaagACTGACCACCATACAGTTTTCTTAGCCTGAGAAGCAAATAAACAACAATTCCACACAGGAAACCGAGTGCTGCACTAGAGCCTACCAGTGAAACAGCAGTGCAAATCAGCATGACAAATGCATCTTCCTTCGAGTTCATGTCCCTTGAGCAAATAGCAAGTTCAATCCCTGCAAACAATAACAGAACCCCTAGGACACCAACAGGAAATTGGTCCAAAATCTTCACTAGAGAGCTACCTAAAACTAAACCCAAAACCAACTTGGCTAAACCAAGGAGGGCCACACATCCACCACTCCTCCCACCAAATTTATACTGTCCAGCTAGCCCTCCTGCACCGTGGCAGCATGGCATGGCTCCAAACCAACATCCTATTAAGTTCATCATTCCAACAGTAATTGAAACAGACGTGACTGAGGTGTCCTTCTCTGGAAAAAGATCAGTCGACAATTTACAGACAGCAATCACTGAATTTAGAATTGATAGTGGAAGTTGAGGAATTGTGCCCTTAATGAATCCTTCCTTCCATGCATGCTTGGACATTTTCACAACTTCAATAGGAGATGGTCCAAATTTAAATCCTTTGACTGCTTTAGGCCCTCTACTAATTGCCAAAACCACACCTAACAAAAAGATGATGAAAGCAGAAGGCAgagaagttatgatttttctcaacctttttcttctgttGTTTCCTGATCCACTGGCATCATTGGCACCGCTCTCAGTTTCTGCTGCATACTCGTTGTCATCGCCAGCACCGTTAACAACTATAATGAAACAAGCACAAATAATAGCCAAGAGCAATCCATCCAAGCCAACCCAATGCCTGTCTGCACCAGACTTTGATTTAGATAAGTTTTGTACTTTTCTTATGTACTTGACCGCAGTCATGGCAAATGATAAGCCTTGTGCTAGCTGAATTCCTCTGACAATTGAAATTGGAATAAGCTTATACACAAGTTGCATCAAGCCTGTCACACCAAGAACAAGTAAAATCCCTGCAGTGCAAATCCCTGATGCCATAACTTCTGGGATATTAAAATCTGCATCAGAGATGGCCACTGCTGCAATTGACTTCATCGGCTGCACTGGCATGGGGACACCATAGATTGCACCTGTGACAAAGTTGTATACACCAGTGAATATCAGCGTGGTACCAAGATTCAGGTCCTTGGCTAGTGTCAAAGCCAATATTATAGGAATGTAAGTGCCTAGATCCCCCATTGCACCATTTATCTCCGCCCACTTTGATCTGAAAAGTAAGTTGTTCTTCACTTTTTGTACAACGTTGAACCTTTGGCCGCGGTTTCTGATTTGATTAGTGTTTTCTAAAGGGTTTTCCATAGCCTAACTCTTTGGTAGTTTGGCGGCTGTGGGTTTTTGGGAGTTCTTGTTATTGAAATAGTGCTAAAAATATGTCAAGAATCAGGCAGGATTTGATTGGACTGAACAGAGGTGCATTTATGTATGATGCATACctgcaagaaaaatgaaagagagGATTTTTGGGAGTTCTTGTTATTGAAATAGTGCTAAAAATATGTCAAGAATCGGGCAGGATTTGATTGGACTGAAGAGAGGTGCATTCATGTATGATGCataccaagaaaaatgaaagagagGATTTTTGGGAGTTCTTGTTATTGAAATATTGCTAAAAATATGTCAAGAATCGGGCAGGATTTGATTGGACTGAAGAGAGGTGCATTCATGTATGCACGAGAGGTGCATTCATGTATGATGCataccaagaaaaatgaaagagagGATTTTTGGGAGTTCTTGTTATTGAAATACTGCTAAAAATATGTCAAGAATCGGGCAGGATTTGATTGGACTGAAGAGAGGTGCATTTATGTATGATGCATACctgcaagaaaaatgaaagagcaGGCGTCATTgactttattaaaaaaaaaaaaaaaaaaaggttgtcaTTGACGTAATAATGCGGCCCTTGGATTGATGGGAGGCCATTAGCAATAGAGGAATGCCTGCCGGTGAATTTGGCACAAGGCATCAAGCAAGCAAGGGCCAAGAAGGCTGCTGATGATGATATATTCCCCTCAGAGAATTGACCCTG
Coding sequences within it:
- the LOC113705272 gene encoding molybdate transporter 1-like — encoded protein: MENPLENTNQIRNRGQRFNVVQKVKNNLLFRSKWAEINGAMGDLGTYIPIILALTLAKDLNLGTTLIFTGVYNFVTGAIYGVPMPVQPMKSIAAVAISDADFNIPEVMASGICTAGILLVLGVTGLMQLVYKLIPISIVRGIQLAQGLSFAMTAVKYIRKVQNLSKSKSGADRHWVGLDGLLLAIICACFIIVVNGAGDDNEYAAETESGANDASGSGNNRRKRLRKIITSLPSAFIIFLLGVVLAISRGPKAVKGFKFGPSPIEVVKMSKHAWKEGFIKGTIPQLPLSILNSVIAVCKLSTDLFPEKDTSVTSVSITVGMMNLIGCWFGAMPCCHGAGGLAGQYKFGGRSGGCVALLGLAKLVLGLVLGSSLVKILDQFPVGVLGVLLLFAGIELAICSRDMNSKEDAFVMLICTAVSLVGSSAALGFLCGIVVYLLLRLRKLYGGQSSSAICFHGNP